The Rhinolophus ferrumequinum isolate MPI-CBG mRhiFer1 chromosome 6, mRhiFer1_v1.p, whole genome shotgun sequence genome has a window encoding:
- the PLEKHG3 gene encoding pleckstrin homology domain-containing family G member 3 isoform X12 yields MTTTLSTPSTPSLRVLPDSPEKPGQPQALGQKNLAGVLPPGSDARMPVSASLRQDGSQERPVSLTSTASSSGSSRDSRGAMEEPSGPEALAENGAAGSSRGRHPPNNNNSSSWLNKKGPLSPFNSRAASAPAHKLSYLGRVVREIVETERMYVQDLRSIVEDYLLKIIDTPGLLKPEQVSALFGNIENIYALNSQLLRDLDSCNSDPVAVASCFVERSQEFDIYTQYCNNYPNSVAALTECMRDQQQAKFLRDRQELLQHSLPLGSYLLKPVQRILKYHLLLQEIAKHFDEEEDGFEVVEDAIDTMTCVAWYINDMKRRHEHAVRLQEIQSLLINWKGPDLTIYGELVLEGTFRVHRVRSEKTFFLFDKALLITKKRGDHFVYKGHIPCSSLMLIESTRDSLCFTVTHYKHSKQQYSIQAKTVEEKRNWTHHIKRLILENHHTTIPQKAKEAILEMDSYYPNRYRYSPERLKKAWPSQDEVSTHIHQGRRQSEPTRHLLRQLSEKAARAAGMKGKGRRESEGPTSCRRPSGRSPTSAEKRMSFESVSSLPEVDPDPEPGTEPEVFADVEGPSTEELPSDTESPEVLESQLATHQELLGLDHPSDVLDFAVAESTEDIKALSSEEEEEEEEEMAAAQEPESLLPPSVLDQASVIAERFVSSFSRRSSLALEDGKSPGFGTPRLPSRSSSVLSLEGSEKGPAQCGSTTDSFSSQLVPEEDLCVGMATESGPSVNGTEPPGPGCPAEPDRSSCKKKESMLSTQDRLLLDKIKSYYENAEHHDAGFSIRRRESLSYIPKGLVRNSVSRFNSLPRPDPEPVVPLGRTRQVGSRPASWALFDLPGPGHVGTGDPAPVTDSEFRPSSEIVKIWEGMEASRGSPRKGQGQGQANGFDLHEPLFILEGHELGAITEESATASPESASPTERPSAAHLARELKELVKELSSGSQGELLTPLHPRIVQLSHMMDSHVSERVKNKVYQLARQYSLRIKSKAVAARPPLQWEKAAPTVPRLQAEDGAQPGDKGRRKPVLSLFNHEQMLDQEHSPPKPCSAGETSPRRFSFSPSAANSRTSSPGARTSARSPLSPFDTETFNWPDVRELCSKYASHDEAAQAEGSRPRGLPVNRSRSVPENMVEPSLSGRAGRCCSLNAKRGQASPEATQAQPPGVLPQSGPDAEEALYVTADLTLENNQRVIVMEKGPLPPPAVGLEEGSGQGLSSLAAMVGQGQDLQMPAEYRPNEEGPREPVDPSQQGRVRNLREKFQALNSIG; encoded by the exons AATCTCGCCGGAGTGCTCCCGCCAGGCAGCGATGCCAGGATGCCCGTCTCTGCCTCCCTCCGCCAGGACGGCAGCCAGGAGCGGCCGGTGAGCCTGACCTCCACCGCGTCCTCGTCGGGCTCCTCCCGTGACAGCCGAGGTGCCATGGAGGAGCCCAGTGGCCCCGAGGCCTTAGCTGAAAACGGGGCAGCAGGCTCCTCGCGCGGTCGGCATCcccccaacaacaacaactccAGCAGCTGGCTGAACAAGAAGGGACCCTTATCCCCGTTCAACAGCCGGGCGGCATCGGCGCCTGCGCACAAGCTCAGTTACCTGGGCCGCGTGGTGCGGGAAATCGTGGAAACCGAGCGCATGTACGTGCAGGATCTGCGCAGCATCGTGGAG GATTACCTTTTGAAGATCATTGACACACCTGGGCTGCTGAAGCCAGAACAAGTCAGCGCTCTCTTTGGGAACATAGAAAACATCTACGCACTGAACAG CCAGCTACTCAGAGACCTGGATAGCTGCAATAGTGACCCTGTGGCTGTGGCCAGCTGCTTTGTGGAAAGG AGCCAAGAGTTTGATATCTACACCCAGTATTGCAACAACTACCCCAA ctcTGTGGCTGCTCTGACGGAGTGCATGCGGGACCAGCAGCAGGCCAAGTTCTTACGGGACCGGCAGGAGCTGCTACAGCACTCGCTGCCCTTGGGCTCCTACCTGCTGAAGCCAGTCCAGCGCATCCTGAAGTACCACCTGCTGCTCCAG GAAATTGCCAAGCATTTTGATGAGGAAGAGGACGGCTTCGAGGTGGTGGAGGATGCCATCGACACCATGACCTGCGTGGCCTGGTACATCAACGACATGAAGAGGAGGCACGAGCACGCAGTCCGACTCCAG GAGATTCAGTCGCTGCTCATCAACTGGAAAGGGCCAGACCTGACCATCTATGGGGAGCTGGTCCTGGAGGGCACGTTCCGTGTGCACCGTGTGCGCAGTGAGAAGACGTTCTTCCTCTTTGACAAAGCACTGCTCATCACCAAGAAGCGGGGCGACCACTTTGTCTACAAGGGTCACATCCCG TGCTCCTCCCTGATGCTGATCGAAAGCACCCGAGACTCCCTGTGCTTCACCGTCACCCACTACAAGCACAGCAAACAGCAGTACAGCATCCAG GCCAAAACAGTAGAGGAGAAACGAAACTGGACTCACCATATCAAGAGGCTCATCCTGGAGAACCACCACACCACCATCCCCCAGAAG GCCAAGGAAGCCATCTTGGAAATGGATTCCTATT ATCCCAATCGGTACCGCTACAGCCCAGAGCGCCTGAAGAAGGCGTGGCCCTCCCAGGACGAGGTGTCCACCCACATACACCAGGGGCGCCGGCAATCTG AGCCAACCAGACACCTGCTCAGGCAACTCAGTGAGAAAG cagccaGAGCAGCAGGAATGAAG GGGAAGGGGCGCAGGGAGTCTGAAGGCCCCACGAGCTGCAGGAGGCCCAGCGGCCGGTCTCCAACCAGTGCCGAGAAGCGCATGAGCTTTGAGTCCGTTTCTTCCCTGCCAGAG GTTGATCCAGACCCTGAGCCTGGGACAGAGCCTGAGGTGTTTGCTGACGTGGAAGGTCCCAGCACTGAGGAGCTGCCCTCAGACACAGAGTCTCCAGAAGTCCTGGAATCTCAGCTTGCCACCCACCAAGAGCTGCTGGGGCTGGACCACCCGAGTGACGTGCTGGACTTCGCGGTGGCTGAGAGCACCGAGGACATTAAAGCCCTGagcagtgaggaggaggaggaggaggaggaggaaatggcgGCTGCCCAGGAGCCCGAGAGCCTCCTGCCGCCCTCTGTGCTGGACCAGGCCAGCGTCATTGCTGAGCGGTTTGTCAGCAGCTTCTCTCGGCGGAGCAGCCTGGCACTGGAGGACGGCAAGTCCCCTGGCTTCGGGACCCCCAGGCTGCCCAGCCGGAGCAGCAGTGTGCTCAGCCTGGAGGGCAGTGAGAAGGGCCCGGCCCAGTGTGGCAGCACCACAGACTCCTTCAGCTCTCAGCTTGTCCCAGAAGAGGACCTCTGTGTGGGGATGGCCACAGAGAGTGGCCCTTCTGTCAATGGGACGGAgcccccaggcccaggctgccCAGCGGAGCCCGACAGGTCTTCCTGCAAGAAGAAGGAATCGATGCTTTCTACGCAAGACCGGCTGTTGTTGGACAAAATCAAGAGCTACTACGAAAATGCAGAGCACCACGACGCTGGCTTCAGCATCCGGCGCCGGGAGAGCCTCTCCTACATCCCCAAAGGCCTGGTGAGAAACTCGGTCTCCAGGTTCAACAGCCTTCCCAGGCCAGACCCGGAGCCAGTGGTTCCACTAGGGCGCACGAGACAGGTGGGCTCCCGGCCAGCGTCATGGGCCTTGTTTGACCTCCCAGGACCAGGTCATGTGGGTACTGGGGACCCAGCTCCTGTCACAGATTCTGAGTTCCGCCCATCTTCGGAAATTGTGAAGATCTGGGAGGGGATGGAGGCTTCCAGGGGGAGCCCTCGGAAGGGGCAAGGCCAAGGTCAGGCCAATGGCTTTGATCTGCATGAGCCACTGTTCATCCTGGAGGGGCACGAGCTGGGGGCCATCACCGAGGAGTCGGCCACTGCCTCGCCAGAGAGCGCCTCCCCCACTGAGAGGCCCAGTGCAGCCCACCTGGCCCGGGAGCTGAAGGAGCTGGTGAAGGAGCTGAGCAGCGGCTCCCAGGGAGAGTTGCTGACTCCGCTGCACCCCCGTATTGTGCAGCTCTCCCACATGATGGACAGCCATGTGAGCGAGCGAGTCAAGAACAAGGTCTACCAGCTGGCCCGCCAGTATAGCCTCCGGATCAAGAGCAAGGCGGTGGCAGCCAGGCCACCACTGCAGTGGGAAAAGGCAGCTCCCACCGTTCCCCGCCTGCAGGCGGAGGATGGTGCACAGCCGGGTGACAAAG GTAGGAGAAAGCCAGTGCTGTCCCTCTTCAACCATGAGCAGATGCTGGACCAGGAGCACAGCCCGCCTAAGCCCTGCTCTGCCGGGGAGACGTCACCACGGCGTTTCTCCTTCAGCCCCTCTGCTGCCAACTCAAGGACCAGCTCGCCTGGGGCCCGGACCTCTGCTCGAAGCCCGCTCAGCCCCTTCGACACTGAGACCTTTAACTGGCCTGATGTCCGAGAGCTCTGCTCCAAATACGCCTCCCATGACGAGGCGGCGCAGGCTGAGGGCAGCCGGCCCCGAGGTCTGCCTGTCAACAGGAGCCGCTCGGTGCCAGAAAACATGGTGGAGCCCTCTCTGTCGGGCAGGGCGGGCCGCTGCTGCAGCCTGAATGCCAAGCGGGGCCAGGCGAGCCCAGAGGccacccaggcccagcctcctGGGGTGTTGCCCCAAAGTGGGCCAGACGCAGAGGAGGCCCTGTACGTCACTGCGGACCTCACCCTGGAGAACAACCAGCGGGTGATCGTCATGGAGAAGGGGCCCCTGCCTCCCCCCGCTGTGGGGCTGGAAGAGGGCAGCGGGCAGGGACTGAGCTCACTGGCAGCCATGGTagggcagggccaggatttgCAGATGCCTGCAGAGTATCGTCCAAACGAAGAGGGTCCCCGGGAGCCAGTGGACCCAAGCCAGCAAGGCAGAGTGAGAAACCTGAGGGAGAAATTCCAGGCCTTGAACTCCATAGGTTGA
- the PLEKHG3 gene encoding pleckstrin homology domain-containing family G member 3 isoform X1 has product MGALLRKAVGTQLGPGQGCEWGMTTTLSTPSTPSLRVLPDSPEKPGQPQALGQKNLAGVLPPGSDARMPVSASLRQDGSQERPVSLTSTASSSGSSRDSRGAMEEPSGPEALAENGAAGSSRGRHPPNNNNSSSWLNKKGPLSPFNSRAASAPAHKLSYLGRVVREIVETERMYVQDLRSIVEDYLLKIIDTPGLLKPEQVSALFGNIENIYALNSQLLRDLDSCNSDPVAVASCFVERSQEFDIYTQYCNNYPNSVAALTECMRDQQQAKFLRDRQELLQHSLPLGSYLLKPVQRILKYHLLLQEIAKHFDEEEDGFEVVEDAIDTMTCVAWYINDMKRRHEHAVRLQEIQSLLINWKGPDLTIYGELVLEGTFRVHRVRSEKTFFLFDKALLITKKRGDHFVYKGHIPCSSLMLIESTRDSLCFTVTHYKHSKQQYSIQAKTVEEKRNWTHHIKRLILENHHTTIPQKAKEAILEMDSYYPNRYRYSPERLKKAWPSQDEVSTHIHQGRRQSEPGQLPYSRATLPRRQRGFLVPGLKGRRKSEPTRHLLRQLSEKAARAAGMKHAGSAGTLLDLGQRPRTRGLQLEAEGAAREQEEEEEEEQAFQVSLEDLAGHEGSEKGSGLEPPGSEEEEEESLAVAEQVADFASSLLAALHCWHYRANALLFSRGAMGKGRRESEGPTSCRRPSGRSPTSAEKRMSFESVSSLPEVDPDPEPGTEPEVFADVEGPSTEELPSDTESPEVLESQLATHQELLGLDHPSDVLDFAVAESTEDIKALSSEEEEEEEEEMAAAQEPESLLPPSVLDQASVIAERFVSSFSRRSSLALEDGKSPGFGTPRLPSRSSSVLSLEGSEKGPAQCGSTTDSFSSQLVPEEDLCVGMATESGPSVNGTEPPGPGCPAEPDRSSCKKKESMLSTQDRLLLDKIKSYYENAEHHDAGFSIRRRESLSYIPKGLVRNSVSRFNSLPRPDPEPVVPLGRTRQVGSRPASWALFDLPGPGHVGTGDPAPVTDSEFRPSSEIVKIWEGMEASRGSPRKGQGQGQANGFDLHEPLFILEGHELGAITEESATASPESASPTERPSAAHLARELKELVKELSSGSQGELLTPLHPRIVQLSHMMDSHVSERVKNKVYQLARQYSLRIKSKAVAARPPLQWEKAAPTVPRLQAEDGAQPGDKGRRKPVLSLFNHEQMLDQEHSPPKPCSAGETSPRRFSFSPSAANSRTSSPGARTSARSPLSPFDTETFNWPDVRELCSKYASHDEAAQAEGSRPRGLPVNRSRSVPENMVEPSLSGRAGRCCSLNAKRGQASPEATQAQPPGVLPQSGPDAEEALYVTADLTLENNQRVIVMEKGPLPPPAVGLEEGSGQGLSSLAAMVGQGQDLQMPAEYRPNEEGPREPVDPSQQGRVRNLREKFQALNSIG; this is encoded by the exons AATCTCGCCGGAGTGCTCCCGCCAGGCAGCGATGCCAGGATGCCCGTCTCTGCCTCCCTCCGCCAGGACGGCAGCCAGGAGCGGCCGGTGAGCCTGACCTCCACCGCGTCCTCGTCGGGCTCCTCCCGTGACAGCCGAGGTGCCATGGAGGAGCCCAGTGGCCCCGAGGCCTTAGCTGAAAACGGGGCAGCAGGCTCCTCGCGCGGTCGGCATCcccccaacaacaacaactccAGCAGCTGGCTGAACAAGAAGGGACCCTTATCCCCGTTCAACAGCCGGGCGGCATCGGCGCCTGCGCACAAGCTCAGTTACCTGGGCCGCGTGGTGCGGGAAATCGTGGAAACCGAGCGCATGTACGTGCAGGATCTGCGCAGCATCGTGGAG GATTACCTTTTGAAGATCATTGACACACCTGGGCTGCTGAAGCCAGAACAAGTCAGCGCTCTCTTTGGGAACATAGAAAACATCTACGCACTGAACAG CCAGCTACTCAGAGACCTGGATAGCTGCAATAGTGACCCTGTGGCTGTGGCCAGCTGCTTTGTGGAAAGG AGCCAAGAGTTTGATATCTACACCCAGTATTGCAACAACTACCCCAA ctcTGTGGCTGCTCTGACGGAGTGCATGCGGGACCAGCAGCAGGCCAAGTTCTTACGGGACCGGCAGGAGCTGCTACAGCACTCGCTGCCCTTGGGCTCCTACCTGCTGAAGCCAGTCCAGCGCATCCTGAAGTACCACCTGCTGCTCCAG GAAATTGCCAAGCATTTTGATGAGGAAGAGGACGGCTTCGAGGTGGTGGAGGATGCCATCGACACCATGACCTGCGTGGCCTGGTACATCAACGACATGAAGAGGAGGCACGAGCACGCAGTCCGACTCCAG GAGATTCAGTCGCTGCTCATCAACTGGAAAGGGCCAGACCTGACCATCTATGGGGAGCTGGTCCTGGAGGGCACGTTCCGTGTGCACCGTGTGCGCAGTGAGAAGACGTTCTTCCTCTTTGACAAAGCACTGCTCATCACCAAGAAGCGGGGCGACCACTTTGTCTACAAGGGTCACATCCCG TGCTCCTCCCTGATGCTGATCGAAAGCACCCGAGACTCCCTGTGCTTCACCGTCACCCACTACAAGCACAGCAAACAGCAGTACAGCATCCAG GCCAAAACAGTAGAGGAGAAACGAAACTGGACTCACCATATCAAGAGGCTCATCCTGGAGAACCACCACACCACCATCCCCCAGAAG GCCAAGGAAGCCATCTTGGAAATGGATTCCTATT ATCCCAATCGGTACCGCTACAGCCCAGAGCGCCTGAAGAAGGCGTGGCCCTCCCAGGACGAGGTGTCCACCCACATACACCAGGGGCGCCGGCAATCTG AGCCGGGTCAGCTCCCGTACAGCCGGGCAACACTCCCCCGCAGGCAGCGAGGCTTCCTGGTGCCAGGCCTTAAGGGCCGTAGAAAGTCCG AGCCAACCAGACACCTGCTCAGGCAACTCAGTGAGAAAG cagccaGAGCAGCAGGAATGAAG CATGCGGGCAGTGCTGGCACTCTCTTGGACTTGGGGCAACGCCCCCGTACTCGGGGCCTGCAACTGGAGGCTGAAGGGGCTGCccgggagcaggaggaggaggaggaggaagagcaggccTTTCAGGTCTCTCTGGAGGACCTGGCGGGGCATGAAGGCAGCGAGAAGGGGTCTGGGCTGGAGCCCCCAGGctcagaggaagaggaggaggagagcctGGCAGTGGCGGAGCAGGTAGCCGACTTTGCCAGCTCCCTGCTGGCCGCCCTCCACTGCTGGCACTATCGGGCCAACGCTTTACTTTTCTCCCGGGGCGCTATG GGGAAGGGGCGCAGGGAGTCTGAAGGCCCCACGAGCTGCAGGAGGCCCAGCGGCCGGTCTCCAACCAGTGCCGAGAAGCGCATGAGCTTTGAGTCCGTTTCTTCCCTGCCAGAG GTTGATCCAGACCCTGAGCCTGGGACAGAGCCTGAGGTGTTTGCTGACGTGGAAGGTCCCAGCACTGAGGAGCTGCCCTCAGACACAGAGTCTCCAGAAGTCCTGGAATCTCAGCTTGCCACCCACCAAGAGCTGCTGGGGCTGGACCACCCGAGTGACGTGCTGGACTTCGCGGTGGCTGAGAGCACCGAGGACATTAAAGCCCTGagcagtgaggaggaggaggaggaggaggaggaaatggcgGCTGCCCAGGAGCCCGAGAGCCTCCTGCCGCCCTCTGTGCTGGACCAGGCCAGCGTCATTGCTGAGCGGTTTGTCAGCAGCTTCTCTCGGCGGAGCAGCCTGGCACTGGAGGACGGCAAGTCCCCTGGCTTCGGGACCCCCAGGCTGCCCAGCCGGAGCAGCAGTGTGCTCAGCCTGGAGGGCAGTGAGAAGGGCCCGGCCCAGTGTGGCAGCACCACAGACTCCTTCAGCTCTCAGCTTGTCCCAGAAGAGGACCTCTGTGTGGGGATGGCCACAGAGAGTGGCCCTTCTGTCAATGGGACGGAgcccccaggcccaggctgccCAGCGGAGCCCGACAGGTCTTCCTGCAAGAAGAAGGAATCGATGCTTTCTACGCAAGACCGGCTGTTGTTGGACAAAATCAAGAGCTACTACGAAAATGCAGAGCACCACGACGCTGGCTTCAGCATCCGGCGCCGGGAGAGCCTCTCCTACATCCCCAAAGGCCTGGTGAGAAACTCGGTCTCCAGGTTCAACAGCCTTCCCAGGCCAGACCCGGAGCCAGTGGTTCCACTAGGGCGCACGAGACAGGTGGGCTCCCGGCCAGCGTCATGGGCCTTGTTTGACCTCCCAGGACCAGGTCATGTGGGTACTGGGGACCCAGCTCCTGTCACAGATTCTGAGTTCCGCCCATCTTCGGAAATTGTGAAGATCTGGGAGGGGATGGAGGCTTCCAGGGGGAGCCCTCGGAAGGGGCAAGGCCAAGGTCAGGCCAATGGCTTTGATCTGCATGAGCCACTGTTCATCCTGGAGGGGCACGAGCTGGGGGCCATCACCGAGGAGTCGGCCACTGCCTCGCCAGAGAGCGCCTCCCCCACTGAGAGGCCCAGTGCAGCCCACCTGGCCCGGGAGCTGAAGGAGCTGGTGAAGGAGCTGAGCAGCGGCTCCCAGGGAGAGTTGCTGACTCCGCTGCACCCCCGTATTGTGCAGCTCTCCCACATGATGGACAGCCATGTGAGCGAGCGAGTCAAGAACAAGGTCTACCAGCTGGCCCGCCAGTATAGCCTCCGGATCAAGAGCAAGGCGGTGGCAGCCAGGCCACCACTGCAGTGGGAAAAGGCAGCTCCCACCGTTCCCCGCCTGCAGGCGGAGGATGGTGCACAGCCGGGTGACAAAG GTAGGAGAAAGCCAGTGCTGTCCCTCTTCAACCATGAGCAGATGCTGGACCAGGAGCACAGCCCGCCTAAGCCCTGCTCTGCCGGGGAGACGTCACCACGGCGTTTCTCCTTCAGCCCCTCTGCTGCCAACTCAAGGACCAGCTCGCCTGGGGCCCGGACCTCTGCTCGAAGCCCGCTCAGCCCCTTCGACACTGAGACCTTTAACTGGCCTGATGTCCGAGAGCTCTGCTCCAAATACGCCTCCCATGACGAGGCGGCGCAGGCTGAGGGCAGCCGGCCCCGAGGTCTGCCTGTCAACAGGAGCCGCTCGGTGCCAGAAAACATGGTGGAGCCCTCTCTGTCGGGCAGGGCGGGCCGCTGCTGCAGCCTGAATGCCAAGCGGGGCCAGGCGAGCCCAGAGGccacccaggcccagcctcctGGGGTGTTGCCCCAAAGTGGGCCAGACGCAGAGGAGGCCCTGTACGTCACTGCGGACCTCACCCTGGAGAACAACCAGCGGGTGATCGTCATGGAGAAGGGGCCCCTGCCTCCCCCCGCTGTGGGGCTGGAAGAGGGCAGCGGGCAGGGACTGAGCTCACTGGCAGCCATGGTagggcagggccaggatttgCAGATGCCTGCAGAGTATCGTCCAAACGAAGAGGGTCCCCGGGAGCCAGTGGACCCAAGCCAGCAAGGCAGAGTGAGAAACCTGAGGGAGAAATTCCAGGCCTTGAACTCCATAGGTTGA